The following are encoded together in the Daucus carota subsp. sativus chromosome 5, DH1 v3.0, whole genome shotgun sequence genome:
- the LOC108221952 gene encoding RPM1-interacting protein 4: MAQRPVVPKFGNWDSEDNVPYTVYFEKARKGKNGAKMINPNDPMQNPGMFPTAQVTPAAVKNAPKEPVGRKAVRPKTLDIHSSSESGGGPRRDNNVGRQNGGTGSTNQNRIGNGSLQGSGRPRKQNAGSEHRVNQSPLDPQYQAKLIGKGSGSSWESKHLNDSGHGTTERSRMKPVSTGVESPDKGAAVPRFGEWDEYNPSDNFTEKFNKVRQERNASSTAVSGTNTGPAGRAYADKRKQINYNKKKFSWRSWFPCFRKSRAVS; encoded by the exons ATGGCA CAACGTCCAGTTGTACCAAAGTTCGGCAACTGGGATAGTGAGGATAATGTTCCTTACACGGTATACTTTGAGAAGGCTAGGAAAGGTAAAAATGGTGCGAAGATGATAAATCCAAATGACCCCATGCAGAATCCTGGCATGTTCCCTACAGCTCAAGTGACACCTGCAGCAGTTAAAAATGCACCAAAAGAACCAGTAGGTAGGAAAGCAGTTAGACCAAAAACACTTGACATCCATTCAAGCAGTGAAAGTGGTGGTGGTCCTCGACGTGATAATAACGTTGGCCGTCAAAATGGTGGTACTGGTTCAACAAATCAGAACCGCATAGGCAATGGATCATTACAAGGTTCTGGTCGACCCAGAAAGCAAAATGCGGGATCAGAGCACCGTGTCAACCAATCACCACTCGATCCACAATACCAGGCAAAGCTAATTGGAAAAGGTAGTGGTTCTTCTTGGGAAAGTAAGCATTTAAATGATAGTGGCCATGGGACAACTGAAAGATCCAGAATGAAGCCAGTGTCTACAGGAGTTGAATCC CCTGATAAAGGAGCTGCAGTTCCACGCTTTGGTGAGTGGGATGAATATAACCCTTCCGACAATTTCACCGAAAAATTTAACAAAGTGCGGCAGGAAAGGAACGCAAGCTCCACCGCAGTATCAGGCACAAACACAGGTCCTGCAGGACGAGCTTATGCTGATAAACGGAAGCAAATTAATTACAACAAAAAAAAG ttCTCTTGGAGGAGCTGGTTTCCATGCTTTagaaagtcaagagcagtttcCTGA